GTAACCGCTTTTTTTGTTAGCAATAAATGCGAATGCTTTGCTATATTTTGGCAATCTTATCGGAGGCCTGTTTGAACTTATATTACCTGGCCATATCTAAGCATTCGTCACATTGGTGCTCTCTGCCATTATGGCACCACACACTTACCTCGATTGAAGCCCAATTTGACGGTCAACGAGAGCTCTTTGAATTCAATATCCACGGGATCACGACCGGGTAGATTGGACAGAGCATCCGTGTCAAAGTGCACTTCTTCCTCACCCTCATCCACTGGCTCCAATGGCGTTTGCTTGACGGCAGCAACCTGAGAACTTGTGGGCGTTGCGGTGACATTTGTTGTGGCAATCGCAGCCGGTGCGGCATTGGTCGCTGTGTTCGTGCGCCCATTGCCCCAGCTACTGGCATTCGTCATGGGCTCTGTTGTGGCGTTGTACACTCCACGACCCGCCTTAGATGTACTGCTTTCGCCTACTTCGATGCCCAATCCGATGCCAGCGGCGCCGCCATCGCTGTTAAAGAACTGCTCCCTCGCTGATAGCATTATTATCGATCAACTGCAACGGAAATCGATAAAGTGCATACGACTTAATTAatagctttatttatttataaattggcATAGATAATAATTTGTCTACAAGTAAATAGTGCATGTCAAAAGTATAAAATGTTTTCGAAATGAAACGGTTAGATTTTGAATCGATTTATCGAAGAAGCTTTCTCCCCACTGAAAAGGATGATTTCTGTCGTTGAATTTACAACAGTGTTGGTTAATTTCAGTTGgatgaaaatcaaattttattttttggctgCTATTTTAACCACATGCACATTGTCgaattaaatatcaatttcctcagcataaaaaacattaaatgcaGAATTAATCATGCGGCCGCCTCACGGACAACCTTTGCAAGATCGAAAGCCTGGCAGTACCAAAAGCTTGACGGATGAACTCAGCTGTCTGACATTACCGGCCGTAAGCATTCAAAGTACTTCCACATCGGCCATTGGAGGTGCTCTTGAATTTGGTCGCCATCAGGAGGCCAGAGCAAAAGTAAATGAATCACTTGGTGAATTGAATGTGGTCAAGAAACGAGTTTTAAATGATGTATGTCCCACACCGGATAACATATCGCACAACACCATCGCCGCCAGCAATATCCTTTCGTTAAACCGATCCACGACTATCAATAGTGTCAGGAGTAGGCATACGAGCAGCTCTGCTAACAATACGAAATCTGAAGACGGCGCTACCTCATCGTTATTGTGCCCAGCCCATGACGCAGCCTATAACTGCAACCCTAGCGAGGAATACAGGACAAACAATCTTTGGGACTACTGTGAAGTGAATTGCGAAACCGCCAAGTTGAATGTCGCAGCCTTACCACTGGCTAGTCAACAAAAAGCTGCACTGTCCGATCTGCTGTATTGTTTGAGTTGCATGAGGTGTGACTTGATAACGCCGTTGCCTCGAGATGATGCAGCTCCAGGTATCGACAAGTATAAGACTTGTTATGTCGTGGATAAGGGCTTGGACAAGAGCTTTACCAGCATTATCTACGATATTTTGCCATTGGCCTCACACTTTATGGCCATCCAACAGGTCATGGCCGCCATCGATGGACGTGGCCAGGTGAACATGGCTCTAAATGCAGAACTGGTGATCATCAGTCGAGACTTTTATAGGTTAATAAGCGAAGCGGATAGGGAGCTGGACCGGGGTGCGTTGACACTGCAAAAGCTACTTTACTATCTTCAACCTACCATGTGGGTCATGGAGCAGCTATGGATTTCTTTGGGCGATATACTGCTGCAGGATCTCAAAGGGGCAGCTGTGCTAACGGTTTTGTTTAACGGCGTAAAACGCCTGGACGGAGATAAAGCGGCACAGACTATGTTAATTAACGTCACAACCAAGGCAGCACAGCCATATATGCGTATGCTTCAGATGTGGCTGCAATCGGGCATCATTGATGACTACATGACGGAGTTCATGATCAAGGACTACAGTAAAGAGCTGAAAGAGGACAAGGTCCAAAATAACTGGGAAAAGCGGTTTGCGATCCACAGTGAAGACACACCCATATTTCTGGAGAAATACTCGAATATAATACTACGAACCGGCAAATACTTGAATGTGATTAGACAGTGTGGCAAGCTGATAAAATCGAAGCCGATTGTGGACTTTCGATTTAATCCCGTCGATGAGCGAAGGCATGTCAGTGTGATCAGGGAAGCCTATTATTTTGCAGCTCGGAAGGTGCTGGACGTGCTGATCATCGACAACGATCTGATGGGACGTTTGCAGTCGGTAAAGCGTTATTTGTTGCTTCAGCAGGGAGATTTCATTATGGAGTTCATGGATGCTTGCGACGAGgaattatgcaaaaatgtgGCCAAAGTGCTGCCCATGACATTGGAAAATCTTCTTGGTCTGACGCTGGGTCTTTCCTCCGCTTGTAGTGATCCTTACAAGGATGATCTGCACTGCGAGCTGCTCACCTACGATTTGGTTACACAAATGAACAAGATTATTAGCCATTGCGAAGAGGATGGATCAATCGATCATCTGGACTTGACTGGCATGGAGTGCTTTGCATTTACTTATGAGGTGAAGTGGCCGGTTTCACTTGTGCTTAATAAGATGGCCATTGGTCAGTATCAGATACTCTTTCGCCAGTTGTTCTACTGCAAGCACGTCGAGCGACAGCTGTGCAAGGTGTGGAAGGAAAACTCAAAGACCAAGAAGTTTTCCCCGCGTGCAGCTTGGCTCTATCGCTCGGCCTTTGCTCTGAGGCAAAGAATGATGAACGCCATCCAAAATCTGGAGTATTATATGATGATTGAGGTGATTGAACCCAATTGGCATGCATTTATCGAGAAAATGCGAAAAGTAGAAGACATCGATATGTTGCTTACAATACATCAGGACTTTCTCACCATGTGCCTCAAAAGCTCCATGTTAACCGAGGACTCACAGCTGAGCCGTATCATCTTCAGGTTGGCCAAGATCTGTCTAAAGTTCTGTGAGTTTATTCAACAATCGCAGCGAATCTTTATCGATGCGGAACTCAAGTCGATGGTTTGCGATAGCGGCGATGAAAAGTCCGACTCGCAGCCAGATACTTTGGAGCAAGCAGAGTGCGAGCAAAAGCTCGATCATGCAGATACATTTACGGAGCGCATTAAATGCTTTGATCGGGGATTTACGAGTGcgctcatttcatttcttaagGAGGTCTATGGGCTGGCTAAAGTTAATACCAACGATGTCTTCATGAATCTTGTCAATAGAATCAATTTCAATGGATATTATTCACAACAAATGGAAGCAATTTGCATTGAGAAAGCTATGGGGGATTGATTATCCCATATCAACAGAAACCCAAGTTACACAAGTCTTGATCAGAgcgaaaaaaatttatatgagTGGGTTTTTTTAACTTCTACaacttttgtaaaattttgctgcaaaatgttttgGTAACTTCACGTCTTAACACAATAAATGGTAAATATAAAACTGATTGCCAATGGGGAACTCTCGAATAACGATCGAAAGTACATTACATTATTTTGGTCTGGCATCGGTTGATTAATTTCGAGAATGATGCAATGGGTGTCACGCATCATGAAATTGTGCCACATTTGAAGCATGTTGCAACAGGGGTAACTAATGgggctgctgcagctgtgaTCAATGTGCCTATCTTAGTCAAACGGGTTTGCTTTCGCGCCATTTCGCACTTTGCTCGATGTTCGAGAAGTGTCATTGAATCGGGACTGTAAGTCACACACCTTTATACACTTGCTAATTATCAAAGTCAAGCCATTGGCCATGTACTTGCCACCTGCAACTCAAAGGTTCTCCACTCAACGCTGTAgaaataattctttttttgtatgtgcctcaatattatattcatattgcACTTATGACACATCTTAGCTACGCAAATGTCGATTGCAGTTGACGTCAAAATTATGCATAACGTAAATAAATGGTGCTTATTTACgggcacacacaaaacaaaagtgcaatacacacacaacaccaACTACTACTAAAGAAGCAGCAATGCGGAAGAACAACTACATAGTGAAAACCGATTATTAGGGTATATGTATTGctctatatttaattgttaaccAGTTTAATTTAGTTACTTTAAAATAGTTGGATGTTTTAATAAGCGCTCATTAAAGCTTTGAACTTTTGCCATACCTATAATAATTAGCATTGATCTGAACAAGTCTGGAGTACTCAAatggtaattaaaaataaaacttagaTACAACTCTTAAACGGCAATTGCTCCTGTATGCACATGTAACATTTCAATTCCTATCCCATTAGTGAGCCAGGTAAAACAATTTATCCGCTTtgagattttaaatatttatgaaccttttagtttttatattcACATTAACAGATATTGACAGCTACGTCTGcatatgtttgcatttttgaattattttctgTTAAATCATTTATAAGTACTAAGTgagtgtaaatatttttgtaatctGCAGCAACCTCAATAAGAGAATGTTGAATGTGtatatgcataattaaatatagcACGCAATTTACTCCAGATTTAATGTAATGCtcatctttttgttttattgtattacTAACTGTATTAATTGAATAGAGAATATATTCAGTAAGATCAAGGTACAGCTAGCTGAAGCGATTcacaatgaaatatttatagttgcATATGTGCATATTATACTGCATATACAGATGGGATTATAGAGATCTTATTGAAAAGCTGCTttaatcaaaacaacaaatgcattgtttgtatttaaatatattatatgtaaatatataaatgcttGAAAGatttaacaacaattgcaatcgcTAACCGCTTCATGACGAAGTATTCGTCATCTTTAACCTGCAGCCTGGACACCATATCAGCTCTCATCTCTATCAGCATCTGAGCACTATGGTACCACATGAACTGGCCCCAACTAACTGAAGGTGTCTGAAATGGAAATACTTGCACTTACCAACAACTCGAACTATATTGGTAACTATGTAGTAATGTGCATTGCACTTGaaataatcaattaaatagACATCAGTGTCAATGCCCCCTTTCTATTACTCTCTAAGGGCTAGACTACTATAGAACTACGCCATTTCAGAATATGAAGTATGACGTGCGGAATGGCTCTTTATCAGCAgagatttcaatatttattgacACAATTCGACAGTTGTCATTTGTTATTTGCTTGcgaaaattccaaaaacaagaaaagttCACCTTGAATCCCATGTTAAGTAAATTGAATAAGCCCACAGATAATGGACTTAACCTAGTAACTTTAACAGCAGTTTCTCAGATAAAAGACAGCTAGTTTACATGTAATTTCTAAGAGAGTCTAAATAGATACATTTTTCTTCATTCCATAATTGTTCctgttaaaatattaaaaacctTGTAGAGTCAACGCACAGTTAATTGTGCGTAtacctatgtatgtatttgtatctgattatgtttgttgtattgtttACACGTCTCGGAAGTAAACCGGTTCAGAGATTTACAGTGCAGTTGAAAGAAGCATCCGCAGACAGTCTCAAACCCAAAAACTCAGAGATTGAGCACAACGAAAGAAAGACCTTaaagcagaacagaacagCTGCTTTCGATGGAatcaaaagaaagaaattaaagatgaaaacaaaacagaaaataaaccTGGATGTGcatattattgtttgtttcaatgaatataaatatggaTTAATAACgtgataatttaataaagGTAACAGAATAATGAATATGCAAATTCAGCAGATAAATCTAGTGCTTTCAATATATAACACGTTGCTGTTATTGTATGCAAAGTTCAATAACTTGTActaattataatatacaacttgtaataatattattatatttggaaATCAATAAGTTTGATAAGAAAATGCCAATGCAGCAATTTTAAGAGTAgattataaaattttgtattctaaTGACAAACCGTTGAggtaaacaatattattacaatattataagTTATGAAATAAACGTCTTTTTTTAGGCCCAgtcattcatttattatttatgtagcATAAGCACTAAAGAGGTTAAGTAACATATTCGTAGAAGAGAATGTTGacttatcaaattaaattttgattattacatatattttttattttgccacatttataaatattttttgtctttgttaaattgttaatatgttttcaatttcacaaatataaattaagtttttttttaatgtcgcattttaataattcagtTAGTTGTTTAGATGTGGTTCCTACCAAtgatgaatattttattggcatttatttaattgtggatttccattttttttatgttaggTTTGAAATTGTTTAGATCTGTGTTTCAAGGCACATTATCatttgctaattaaaattagtttcaCATACATATCCCACAGTCGAACAATTAtcatattttcttatattctTCTAAACTTGGGTTCGATCGACAAGATCACGCATTGAGAATTAATTTTGGAGCACAGAGTAAGTTCCTTCGCTATTGGACATGCTTGTTGATCTTACCCGTATTCAAGCGATAGCACTTTGGTAAATCGAAGAAAACTGATTTGCCgttcaatatataaatttaataatttttgcgCGCTTCACAAAA
This window of the Drosophila albomicans strain 15112-1751.03 chromosome 2L, ASM965048v2, whole genome shotgun sequence genome carries:
- the LOC117563537 gene encoding gamma-tubulin complex component 2 homolog; protein product: MRPPHGQPLQDRKPGSTKSLTDELSCLTLPAVSIQSTSTSAIGGALEFGRHQEARAKVNESLGELNVVKKRVLNDVCPTPDNISHNTIAASNILSLNRSTTINSVRSRHTSSSANNTKSEDGATSSLLCPAHDAAYNCNPSEEYRTNNLWDYCEVNCETAKLNVAALPLASQQKAALSDLLYCLSCMRCDLITPLPRDDAAPGIDKYKTCYVVDKGLDKSFTSIIYDILPLASHFMAIQQVMAAIDGRGQVNMALNAELVIISRDFYRLISEADRELDRGALTLQKLLYYLQPTMWVMEQLWISLGDILLQDLKGAAVLTVLFNGVKRLDGDKAAQTMLINVTTKAAQPYMRMLQMWLQSGIIDDYMTEFMIKDYSKELKEDKVQNNWEKRFAIHSEDTPIFLEKYSNIILRTGKYLNVIRQCGKLIKSKPIVDFRFNPVDERRHVSVIREAYYFAARKVLDVLIIDNDLMGRLQSVKRYLLLQQGDFIMEFMDACDEELCKNVAKVLPMTLENLLGLTLGLSSACSDPYKDDLHCELLTYDLVTQMNKIISHCEEDGSIDHLDLTGMECFAFTYEVKWPVSLVLNKMAIGQYQILFRQLFYCKHVERQLCKVWKENSKTKKFSPRAAWLYRSAFALRQRMMNAIQNLEYYMMIEVIEPNWHAFIEKMRKVEDIDMLLTIHQDFLTMCLKSSMLTEDSQLSRIIFRLAKICLKFCEFIQQSQRIFIDAELKSMVCDSGDEKSDSQPDTLEQAECEQKLDHADTFTERIKCFDRGFTSALISFLKEVYGLAKVNTNDVFMNLVNRINFNGYYSQQMEAICIEKAMGD